From the Ascaphus truei isolate aAscTru1 chromosome 15, aAscTru1.hap1, whole genome shotgun sequence genome, one window contains:
- the LOC142466839 gene encoding uncharacterized protein LOC142466839 isoform X5: MEKMRTEQSCNIPINMTENASFNQSRQLINNVTASHSKKYILAAATGKDHGESGKSLTWISDHNLQKRTQTGERPHLCRECGKGFSVLSNLNTHMKTHTGERPNVCGECGKEFSRLSHLNKHMRSHTGERPYVCGECGKGFSQLSHLKNHKRTHTGERPYVCGECGKGFSRLSSLDRHKRTHTGERPHVCGECGKGFSRLSHLNNHKRTHTGERPYVCRECGKGFSQLADLNIHKRRHTGERPHVCGECGKGFIDLSSLNKHERTHTGERPHVCGECWKGFSRLSSLDRHKRTHTGERPHVCGKCGKGFSQLADLNIHKRTHTGERPYVCGECGKGFSMSSTLNNHKRTHTGERPHVCGECGKGFSMSSTLNNHKRTHTGERPHVCGECGKGFIDLSSLNKHERTHTGDRPHVCGECGKGFSLLSSMNRHQRRHTQERDRMYVGNVGRDLVCYPA, encoded by the coding sequence atggaaaagatgaggacagaacaatcttgcaacattccaataaatatgacagaaaatgcatctttcaaccagtcaaggcaattaataaacaatgtaactgcttctcattccaaaaaatatatattagcagctgccacaggaaaagatcatggagaaagtgggaagagtctgacttggATATCAGACCATAACCTACAGAAGAGGACACAGACTGGGGAGAGACCGCATTTATgtagggaatgtgggaagggatttagtgtgttatccaacCTGAATACACACAtgaagacacacacaggggagagaccaaatgtatgtggggaatgtgggaaggaatttagtcggttatcccacctgaacaaacacatgaggtcacacacaggggagagaccatatgtatgtggggaatgtgggaagggatttagtcagttatcccacctgaaaaatcacaagaggacacacaccggggagagaccatatgtatgtggggaatgtgggaagggatttagtcggttatccagccttgacagacacaagaggacacacacaggggagagaccgcatgtatgtggggaatgtgggaagggatttagtcggttatcccacctgaacaatcacaagaggacacacacaggggagagaccatatgtatgtagggaatgtgggaagggatttagtcagttagcCGACCTGAACATTCACAAGAGGAgacacacaggagaaagaccgcatgtatgtggggaatgtgggaagggatttattgacttatccagcctgaacaaacacgagaggacacacacaggggagagaccacatgtatgtggggaatgttggaagggatttagtcggttatccagccttgacagacacaagaggacacacacaggggagagaccgcatgtatgtgggaaatgtgggaagggatttagtcagttagccgacctgaacatacacaagaggacacacacaggggagagaccatatgtatgtggggaatgtgggaagggatttagtatgTCATCCACCCTGAACAATcacaagaggacacatacaggagagagaccgcatgtatgtggggaatgtgggaagggatttagtatgTCATCCACCCTGAACaatcacaagaggacacacacaggggaaagaccgcatgtatgtggggaatgtggaaagggatttattgacttatccagcctgaacaaacatgagaggacacacacaggggatagaccgcatgtatgtggagaatgtgggaagggatttagtctgtTATCCAGCATGAACAGACAccagaggagacacacacaggagagagaccgcatgtatgtggggaatgtgggaagggatttagtgtgttatccagcctga
- the LOC142466839 gene encoding uncharacterized protein LOC142466839 isoform X4 encodes MWRNKRMTSHVQSQAPIIHPCQHCKVAFSSQDYLLKHLKFKHPNDYMEKMRTEQSCNIPINMTENASFNQSRQLINNVTASHSKKYILAAATGKDHGESGKSLTWISDHNLQKRTQTGERPHLCRECGKGFSVLSNLNTHMKTHTGERPNVCGECGKEFSRLSHLNKHMRSHTGERPYVCGECGKGFSQLSHLKNHKRTHTGERPYVCGECGKGFSRLSSLDRHKRTHTGERPHVCGECGKGFSRLSHLNNHKRTHTGERPYVCRECGKGFSQLADLNIHKRRHTGERPHVCGECGKGFIDLSSLNKHERTHTGERPHVCGECWKGFSRLSSLDRHKRTHTGERPHVCGKCGKGFSQLADLNIHKRTHTGERPYVCGECGKGFSMSSTLNNHKRTHTGERPHVCGECGKGFSMSSTLNNHKRTHTGERPHVCGECGKGFIDLSSLNKHERTHTGDRPHVCGECGKGFSLLSSMNRHQRRHTQERDRMYVGNVGRDLVCYPA; translated from the coding sequence TACAAAGCCAAGCTCCAATTATCCACCCATGCcaacactgcaaggttgcttttagcagtcaggattacctcctcaaacatctgaagttcaaacacccaaatgactatatggaaaagatgaggacagaacaatcttgcaacattccaataaatatgacagaaaatgcatctttcaaccagtcaaggcaattaataaacaatgtaactgcttctcattccaaaaaatatatattagcagctgccacaggaaaagatcatggagaaagtgggaagagtctgacttggATATCAGACCATAACCTACAGAAGAGGACACAGACTGGGGAGAGACCGCATTTATgtagggaatgtgggaagggatttagtgtgttatccaacCTGAATACACACAtgaagacacacacaggggagagaccaaatgtatgtggggaatgtgggaaggaatttagtcggttatcccacctgaacaaacacatgaggtcacacacaggggagagaccatatgtatgtggggaatgtgggaagggatttagtcagttatcccacctgaaaaatcacaagaggacacacaccggggagagaccatatgtatgtggggaatgtgggaagggatttagtcggttatccagccttgacagacacaagaggacacacacaggggagagaccgcatgtatgtggggaatgtgggaagggatttagtcggttatcccacctgaacaatcacaagaggacacacacaggggagagaccatatgtatgtagggaatgtgggaagggatttagtcagttagcCGACCTGAACATTCACAAGAGGAgacacacaggagaaagaccgcatgtatgtggggaatgtgggaagggatttattgacttatccagcctgaacaaacacgagaggacacacacaggggagagaccacatgtatgtggggaatgttggaagggatttagtcggttatccagccttgacagacacaagaggacacacacaggggagagaccgcatgtatgtgggaaatgtgggaagggatttagtcagttagccgacctgaacatacacaagaggacacacacaggggagagaccatatgtatgtggggaatgtgggaagggatttagtatgTCATCCACCCTGAACAATcacaagaggacacatacaggagagagaccgcatgtatgtggggaatgtgggaagggatttagtatgTCATCCACCCTGAACaatcacaagaggacacacacaggggaaagaccgcatgtatgtggggaatgtggaaagggatttattgacttatccagcctgaacaaacatgagaggacacacacaggggatagaccgcatgtatgtggagaatgtgggaagggatttagtctgtTATCCAGCATGAACAGACAccagaggagacacacacaggagagagaccgcatgtatgtggggaatgtgggaagggatttagtgtgttatccagcctga